A genomic stretch from Neodiprion fabricii isolate iyNeoFabr1 chromosome 3, iyNeoFabr1.1, whole genome shotgun sequence includes:
- the LOC124177625 gene encoding uncharacterized protein LOC124177625 — translation MSGSDDEKKGSTVGWVYKLDTKSVVEEFQKRNITVDISKTLATLRKELKEVVRQEIEAREAAKTEKKTDASGVLEKDNSELNASNESFESAEGTESTKNETEKVLRNVSADDTKKGSDVGAPNAESDDDDNMAGDNNKLEFCLGKDDWDLFVERLELLFAMKDIAENKQHIWLLTRLDEEAYKLAKSLCAPILPKDKKYADLKTLMQGHLKPKPSEVMERCTFAQAKQQQNESVAEFEARLRRLALNCNFTSLDTALRDQFVVGIRDEETRISLFRDPKLTFANALKEAVARESAVKNATDATCALDKKNTQREVFAFRGNPKGGKQRSKQHQQRREKPSNAQRDRREKNTNSGCFCCGKANHVRAECRHRDKKCNFCKTIGHLEGVCYKKKEQQPEGSSVHKLDESSRSEEEEQRSHEDEFYSIDVVNNGHEAVIPESMRLLMLKELHASHMGIVKIKMLARSYVWWPGIDRDIEDYVKACTTCLVEQKKPPHTPLTTWPWPDRAWHRIHCDFLGPFYGDMYLVLIDAHTKWPEVINFKNNTEAYGVVEEFKNLFARFGMPFHAVTDGGPQFRATEFLSFLEQNGVHHSFSPPYHPATNGAAENFVETFKDKVHKIVKGGEKPADAVNLFLIDYRSIEHCTTGKSPAQLMYKRKLRTRFDLLRTSVSARVEQQQRAQIVSRSGKRKNDIEEGDIVAFDNHATRGEKRIVGEVVKQVSPSTFIVKDSDNVKQKRHVDQMIKRPNLRRSPRLNACLKKAEDCDVCE, via the exons ATGAGTGGTAGTGACGACGAAAAAAAGGGGTCAACGGTAGGATGGGTGTACAAACTCGATACGAAGAGTGTAGTTGAAGAGTTTCAAAAACGTAACATTACCGTTGACATATCTAAAACGCTTGCAACCTTACGTAAAGAATTAAAAGAAGTCGTAAGGCAAGAGATAGAAGCACGAGAAGCCGCGAAAACTGAAAAGAAAACCGACGCGAGTGGGGTGTTAGAAAAAGACAATTCGGAACTAAACGCGAGTAACGAGTCGTTCGAGTCCGCGGAAGGCACCGAAAGTACGAAAAACGAAACGGAAAAGGTGCTCCGAAACGTGTCCGCCGACGACACAAAGAAAGGAAGTGACGTAGGTGCTCCGAACGCCGAgtccgacgacgacgacaacatGGCGGGAGACAACAATAAGCTGGAATTCTGTTTGGGAAAAGACGATTGGGACCTGTTCGTTGAGAGATTGGAATTGCTGTTTGCGATGAAGGATATTGCGGAAAATAAGCAACACATTTGGTTGCTAACAAGGTTGGACGAAGAGGCGTACAAGCTGGCAAAGAGCTTGTGTGCTCCAATCTTGCCGAAAGACAAAAAGTATGCCGATTTAAAAACGCTAATGCAAGGGCACCTAAAGCCGAAGCCATCGGAAGTGATGGAGCGGTGTACCTTCGCGCAGGCAAAGCAGCAGCAGAACGAGTCAGTCGCCGAATTTGAAGCGAGGTTAAGGAGGCTTGCTTTAAACTGTAATTTCACAAGTTTAGATACGGCACTAAGAGATCAATTTGTAGTAGGGATTCGAGATGAAGAGACTCGTATCTCACTTTTTAGAGACCCCAAATTAACGTTCGCGAATGCGTTAAAAGAAGCAGTCGCACGGGAGTCTGCTGTGAAAAACGCCACAGATGCAACGTGCGCGTTAGACAAGAAAAATACGCAAAGAGAGGTGTTTGCTTTTCGTGGTAATCCAAAAGGCGGGAAGCAAAGGTCGAAGCAGCACCAGCAACGGAGAGAAAAGCCGAGCAACGCGCAGCGCGaccgaagagagaaaaatacaaaCAGTGGGTGTTTCTGCTGCGGAAAAGCGAACCACGTTCGCGCCGAGTGCCGACACAGGGATAAGAAGTGCAACTTCTGCAAAACAATTGGTCATCTAGAGGGCGTCTGCTATAAGAAGAAGGAGCAGCAGCCGGAAGGGAGCAGCGTACACAAGCTGGACGAAAGCAGCCGctccgaagaagaagaacagcGCAGCCACGAGGACGAGTTCTACAGTATCGACGTAGTCAACAACGGGCATGA AGCAGTCATACCCGAGTCGATGCGACTGCTAATGCTAAAAGAATTACACGCGTCGCATATGGGtatcgtaaaaattaaaatgctTGCTCGATCTTATGTGTGGTGGCCGGGGATAGACAGGGATATAGAGGATTATGTAAAGGCATGTACGACATGCCTggtagaacaaaaaaaaccaCCGCACACGCCACTGACAACTTGGCCTTGGCCAGATCGCGCCTGGCATAGAATTCACTGTGATTTTTTAGGCCCATTCTATGGAGATATGTATCTAGTACTCATCGATGCGCATACGAAGTGGCCTGAAGTCATTAACTTTAAGAATAATACAGAAGCGTATGGGGTAGTTgaggaattcaaaaatctGTTTGCACGTTTTGGAATGCCGTTTCATGCTGTTACCGATGGGGGACCACAATTTAGAGCAACAGagtttttgtcatttttagaGCAGAATGGTGTTCACCATAGTTTCTCACCGCCGTACCATCCTGCCACAAATGGCGCGgcagagaattttgttgaaacatTCAAAGATAAAGTGCACAAAATTGTTAAAGGGGGGGAGAAACCGGCGGATGCCGTTAACTTGTTTTTGATAGACTATCGAAGTATTGAGCATTGTACTACCGGCAAGAGCCCAGCACAGTTGATGTACAAGCGTAAATTGCGCACGCGATTTGATCTACTAAGAACTAGTGTATCAGCGAGAGTTGAACAACAACAGCGAGCGCAAATTGTATCGCGTTCAGGCAAGCGTAAGAACGATATAGAAGAGGGAGACATTGTTGCGTTTGACAACCACGCGACTAGAGGTGAGAAACGAATTGTAGGTGAAGTTGTAAAACAAGTGTCACCGTCGACGTTCATTGTCAAAGATAGTGACAATGTAAAACAAAAGCGACACGTCGATCAAATGATAAAGCGTCCGAATCTGCGACGATCTCCGCGGTTGAACGCATGTTTAAAAAAGGCGGAAGATTGTGATGTATGTGAGTAA